One Microvirga thermotolerans DNA window includes the following coding sequences:
- a CDS encoding LysR family transcriptional regulator, translating into MNLRFVETFLWVARLGSFSAAAERLHTTQAAISNRIATLERDLGVRLFERDVRCVRLTGLGQQLLPKAEELVRVAGEFREAVSDPSILRGSIKIGTIDSIVHAWLPQFIDRIRARYPSVAIDLNTDTSLNIAREVAERRIDLALIMGPVIAPDIINLDLCTFACTWLASPKLGLPDRPLALAEIADHPILAYSKDSVPHHRILRQLADAGIEDPTIYNSNSLATIIRLAQDGIGITPLPRVIVREQLAAGTLVPLDVTPAFPPLSFHAVYSDHPDNLISAVVARMAQEVAQGFSQAQADGASW; encoded by the coding sequence ATGAACCTGCGTTTCGTTGAAACGTTTCTGTGGGTCGCGAGGCTGGGGAGCTTCAGCGCAGCGGCTGAGAGACTTCACACGACGCAGGCGGCGATCTCGAACAGAATTGCTACGCTGGAGCGGGATCTCGGGGTGCGGCTCTTCGAGCGGGACGTTCGTTGTGTCCGCCTCACCGGACTGGGGCAGCAGCTTCTTCCGAAGGCCGAGGAGCTGGTGCGGGTCGCCGGCGAGTTCCGGGAGGCCGTGAGCGATCCCAGCATCCTTCGGGGGTCGATCAAAATCGGCACGATCGACTCCATCGTCCATGCCTGGCTGCCGCAGTTCATCGACCGGATCCGCGCACGCTATCCGAGCGTCGCCATCGACCTCAACACGGACACGAGCCTCAACATCGCCCGCGAGGTCGCCGAACGGCGCATCGACCTCGCGCTCATCATGGGCCCGGTGATCGCACCCGACATCATCAATCTCGACTTGTGCACCTTCGCGTGCACGTGGCTCGCCAGTCCGAAGCTCGGGCTGCCGGACAGGCCCCTGGCCCTGGCGGAGATCGCCGACCATCCCATCCTGGCCTATTCCAAGGACAGCGTTCCCCATCACCGCATCCTGCGACAGCTCGCGGATGCAGGGATCGAGGATCCGACGATCTACAATTCGAACTCCCTTGCCACCATCATCCGGCTGGCGCAGGACGGGATCGGCATCACGCCGCTCCCGAGGGTGATCGTGCGGGAGCAGCTCGCGGCCGGGACGCTCGTGCCGCTCGACGTGACCCCAGCCTTTCCCCCCTTGAGCTTCCATGCGGTCTATTCCGACCATCCCGACAACCTCATTTCGGCTGTGGTGGCGCGGATGGCTCAGGAGGTCGCTCAAGGGTTCTCTCAGGCGCAGGCGGACGGGGCTTCCTGGTGA
- a CDS encoding CocE/NonD family hydrolase: MSSQAVRQTAASTARAVEVLADDVVVHRDVMVRMRDGVHLATDVYRPAVGGQPVETPLPVIMERTPYGKTQRSRSEIEPGMDRPMTRAEVAMHFVRAGFVVIYQDCRGRYNSQGMFTKYLSEGPDGYDTCAWIVEQPWCDGKIGTMGLSYAAHTQAALACLNPPGLACMVLDSGGFSSAYRTGIRQGGAFELKQLTWAYNNAKESPEAQSDPLILGALEAEDLKAWFHVLPWSEGRSPMRWVPEYESYVLEQWRQGTFGDYWKKVGIYAEGSYDTFPQVPVALLSSWYDAYVRTTFDNYEGLTRGGRPVSLIMGPWLHGNRNTTVSGDAYFGESATISGNVTPSWLEFRRRWFARWLKADRNGVDAEPPVRLFLMGGGTGRRTEAGKLDHGGRWIEAACWPLPETEFRPFYIRDDGALRETPAEQDAPPLSYDFDPSDPVPTIGGALTSGQPVFEGGAFDQREAPQFFGCRHPGLPLSARRDVLSFETPPLEQDLAVVGPITVELWVSSDAPDTDFTAKLIDVYPPSRDYPTGYAMNLTDGILRCRYRKSWEHPEPIVPGEIFRIVIEPFATANLFAKGHRIRLDISSSNFPKFDVNPNTGEPEGRGRTRRIARNTVYCNAVHASRIILPCVPPQQIRALKGIPSG, translated from the coding sequence ATGAGCTCCCAGGCCGTTCGACAGACCGCCGCCTCCACGGCCCGCGCCGTGGAGGTTCTCGCCGACGATGTCGTGGTGCACCGGGATGTGATGGTCCGCATGCGCGACGGGGTTCATCTCGCGACGGACGTGTATCGTCCCGCCGTCGGCGGGCAACCGGTCGAGACGCCCCTCCCGGTCATCATGGAGAGGACGCCGTACGGCAAGACGCAGCGCTCGCGTTCGGAGATCGAGCCTGGCATGGACAGGCCCATGACGCGGGCCGAGGTCGCCATGCATTTCGTGAGGGCGGGCTTCGTGGTGATCTATCAAGATTGCCGCGGGCGCTACAATTCGCAGGGCATGTTCACGAAGTACCTCTCCGAAGGGCCCGACGGCTACGACACCTGCGCCTGGATCGTCGAGCAGCCCTGGTGCGACGGAAAGATCGGCACGATGGGGCTTTCCTATGCGGCGCACACACAGGCTGCCCTGGCCTGCCTGAATCCGCCGGGGCTTGCCTGCATGGTGCTCGATTCCGGAGGCTTCTCGAGCGCCTACCGCACGGGCATTCGCCAGGGCGGTGCGTTCGAGCTCAAGCAGCTCACCTGGGCCTACAACAATGCCAAGGAGAGCCCGGAGGCGCAGAGCGATCCGCTCATTCTGGGCGCCCTGGAGGCCGAGGACCTCAAGGCTTGGTTCCATGTCCTGCCGTGGTCCGAAGGGCGCTCGCCGATGCGGTGGGTGCCCGAATACGAGAGCTACGTGCTGGAGCAGTGGCGCCAGGGCACGTTCGGCGACTACTGGAAGAAGGTGGGGATCTATGCCGAAGGGTCCTACGACACCTTTCCGCAGGTGCCCGTCGCTCTCCTGTCGAGCTGGTACGATGCCTATGTCCGCACCACTTTCGACAATTACGAAGGCCTGACGCGCGGAGGGCGTCCGGTTTCCCTGATCATGGGGCCGTGGCTGCACGGGAACCGCAACACCACCGTTTCGGGCGACGCCTATTTCGGCGAGAGCGCCACGATTTCAGGCAACGTCACCCCGTCCTGGCTGGAGTTCCGGCGGCGCTGGTTCGCGCGCTGGCTCAAGGCGGATCGGAACGGCGTCGATGCCGAGCCGCCGGTTCGCCTGTTCCTCATGGGCGGGGGAACGGGACGCAGGACGGAGGCGGGAAAGCTCGACCATGGGGGCCGCTGGATCGAAGCGGCTTGCTGGCCGCTCCCCGAAACCGAATTCCGGCCCTTCTACATTCGCGACGACGGAGCGCTGCGCGAGACGCCCGCCGAACAGGACGCGCCGCCGCTGAGCTACGATTTCGACCCTTCCGATCCTGTTCCGACCATCGGCGGCGCGCTGACGAGCGGCCAGCCGGTCTTCGAAGGCGGGGCTTTCGACCAGCGCGAGGCGCCGCAGTTCTTCGGCTGCCGCCATCCGGGGCTTCCGCTTTCCGCCCGCCGGGACGTCCTCTCGTTCGAGACGCCGCCCCTGGAGCAGGATCTCGCCGTCGTCGGTCCCATCACGGTCGAGCTCTGGGTCTCGTCCGATGCGCCGGATACGGATTTCACCGCGAAGCTGATCGACGTCTATCCGCCGTCCCGCGACTATCCGACGGGATATGCCATGAACCTGACGGACGGCATTCTGCGCTGCCGCTACCGCAAGTCCTGGGAGCATCCGGAGCCCATCGTTCCGGGTGAGATCTTCCGGATCGTCATCGAGCCTTTCGCGACCGCGAACCTGTTCGCCAAAGGGCACCGGATCCGGCTCGACATCTCCTCGTCCAATTTCCCGAAGTTCGACGTGAACCCCAATACGGGCGAGCCCGAGGGCAGGGGGCGGACCCGCAGGATTGCCCGCAACACCGTCTATTGCAATGCGGTCCATGCCTCCCGGATCATCCTTCCCTGTGTGCCGCCGCAACAGATCAGGGCCCTGAAGGGAATTCCGAGCGGATAG
- a CDS encoding carbon-nitrogen hydrolase family protein produces the protein MKVSLVQMNSQNNKAENLKTAAAMIEKAVAEEKPDLIVLPEYYAYLGEGRDNIHDNGEAFPEGESYKLMSGLAARHGVTIHAGSVVEKHGNNHYNTTVVFGPSGDEIARYRKIHLFDVDVPGGMSYRESDTISRGQDVVTYKVGDVTVGCAICYDIRFPELFRKLRDAGAEVIVLPAAFTLMTGKDHWETLARARAIETQTYFLAVGQVLSHADGKKWCWGHSMVIDPWGHIVAQCSDRVASTSARLDLDYVGHVRRNVPVAQHHVLA, from the coding sequence GTGAAAGTCAGTTTAGTTCAGATGAATTCCCAGAACAACAAGGCGGAAAACCTCAAGACCGCCGCCGCGATGATCGAGAAGGCGGTCGCCGAGGAGAAGCCCGACCTCATCGTGCTTCCGGAATATTACGCTTATCTCGGCGAGGGCCGTGACAATATCCACGACAATGGCGAGGCCTTCCCCGAGGGTGAATCCTACAAGCTGATGTCCGGCCTCGCCGCCAGGCATGGGGTGACGATTCACGCCGGCAGCGTCGTCGAGAAGCACGGCAACAATCACTACAACACGACCGTCGTGTTCGGCCCGAGCGGCGACGAGATCGCCCGCTACCGCAAGATCCACCTGTTCGACGTCGACGTTCCCGGCGGCATGAGCTACCGCGAGTCGGACACGATCAGCCGCGGCCAGGACGTGGTGACCTACAAGGTCGGCGACGTGACCGTCGGCTGCGCGATCTGTTACGATATCCGCTTTCCCGAGCTCTTCCGCAAGCTGCGCGATGCGGGCGCCGAGGTGATCGTGCTGCCTGCCGCGTTCACCCTGATGACCGGCAAGGACCATTGGGAGACGCTGGCGCGCGCCCGGGCGATCGAGACCCAGACCTATTTCCTCGCGGTCGGACAGGTCCTCTCCCATGCGGACGGCAAGAAGTGGTGCTGGGGACATTCCATGGTGATCGACCCGTGGGGACATATCGTGGCCCAGTGCTCCGACAGGGTCGCGAGCACCAGCGCGCGCCTCGATCTCGACTATGTCGGCCACGTGCGTCGCAACGTGCCGGTCGCCCAGCACCACGTCCTGGCTTGA
- a CDS encoding ABC transporter substrate-binding protein, giving the protein MKPLSRLKSLGITVSLVGLLGISPSYAADLIIGSSTEPSALDPHFSRTGNNQNIAAQIFDRLISPDPNLQVTPALAESWQNIDPTTWRIKLRSGVTFQDGSPLSAEDVVFSLNRVKDIPNSPAPFTGNVGSIAGMTVVDPLTIEFKTKNPTPDFIEQVGLVYIVQKKLAEGKTIEAFNDRSAAVGTGPYKVKEWVPGDHVTLVRNDSYWGKKPAFENVTIKFIANDAARVAALRSGSVDLIDAVPPGDVKTLSGVNGIKLWSIPSARVVYLALDASRDESPFVVGPDGKPLNPNPLKDVRVRQALSKLVNRQLIVDRILDGAGEPAGQIVPEGIGGADPSLKPPAVDMEGARKLLAEAGYPQGFGLTLHTSNDRFPGDAETAQAIGQMFARGGIKVNGVVAQPYNVYASAAGKQQFSAFIFSLGTTTPTSATSLRNLLMTPDKEAGTGSFNRTRYSNPQFDAKMKEATSEFDPQKRVTLLQEATRIAMNDVGVIPLFWPKVYWASKANVTYTPNRGEDLMAPLAGIAQ; this is encoded by the coding sequence ATGAAGCCACTGTCGCGCCTGAAGAGCCTGGGCATCACCGTTTCGCTGGTGGGGCTCCTCGGGATTTCGCCCTCCTACGCGGCCGACCTGATCATCGGCAGCTCCACCGAGCCTTCGGCGCTCGATCCTCATTTCTCGCGCACGGGCAACAACCAGAACATCGCCGCTCAGATCTTCGACCGGCTCATTTCGCCCGATCCGAACCTCCAGGTCACGCCCGCCCTGGCGGAGTCCTGGCAGAACATCGACCCGACCACGTGGCGCATCAAATTGCGGTCCGGCGTGACCTTCCAGGACGGCAGCCCGCTCAGCGCCGAGGACGTGGTGTTCTCCCTCAACCGGGTGAAGGACATCCCGAACAGTCCCGCGCCGTTCACGGGCAATGTCGGCTCCATCGCCGGCATGACCGTCGTCGATCCCCTGACGATCGAGTTCAAGACGAAGAATCCCACGCCCGATTTCATCGAGCAGGTGGGCCTCGTCTACATCGTCCAGAAGAAGCTGGCGGAGGGTAAGACCATCGAGGCCTTCAACGACCGCTCCGCCGCGGTCGGAACGGGCCCCTACAAGGTCAAGGAATGGGTCCCGGGGGACCACGTCACGCTCGTGCGCAACGATTCCTATTGGGGCAAGAAGCCCGCCTTCGAGAACGTCACCATCAAGTTCATCGCCAACGACGCGGCGCGCGTGGCCGCCCTGCGCTCCGGCTCCGTCGATCTCATCGACGCCGTGCCGCCGGGCGACGTGAAGACCCTGTCGGGCGTGAACGGCATCAAGCTCTGGTCGATCCCCTCGGCGCGCGTCGTTTATCTCGCCCTCGATGCCAGCCGGGACGAGAGCCCGTTCGTGGTCGGTCCGGACGGCAAGCCCCTGAACCCGAACCCGCTCAAGGACGTGCGCGTCCGCCAGGCGCTGTCCAAGCTCGTCAACCGCCAGCTCATCGTCGACCGGATCCTCGACGGCGCCGGAGAGCCGGCCGGTCAGATCGTTCCTGAAGGGATCGGCGGCGCGGATCCGTCCCTGAAGCCGCCGGCCGTCGACATGGAGGGCGCCAGGAAGCTGCTCGCCGAAGCCGGATATCCTCAGGGGTTCGGCCTGACCCTGCACACCTCCAACGACCGCTTCCCCGGGGATGCGGAGACCGCGCAGGCGATCGGGCAGATGTTCGCCCGGGGCGGCATCAAGGTGAACGGGGTCGTGGCGCAGCCGTACAATGTCTATGCCTCCGCGGCGGGCAAGCAGCAGTTCAGCGCCTTCATCTTCTCTCTCGGAACGACGACGCCCACGTCGGCGACGAGCCTCCGCAACCTCCTGATGACTCCCGACAAGGAAGCCGGAACGGGCTCCTTCAACCGCACCCGCTACTCCAACCCGCAATTCGACGCGAAGATGAAGGAGGCCACGTCGGAGTTCGACCCGCAGAAGCGCGTCACCCTCCTGCAGGAAGCGACCCGGATCGCCATGAATGACGTGGGCGTCATCCCCCTGTTCTGGCCTAAGGTGTACTGGGCGTCGAAGGCGAACGTCACCTACACGCCCAACCGCGGCGAGGATCTGATGGCTCCCCTCGCGGGGATCGCTCAATGA
- a CDS encoding RraA family protein, whose translation MFTVNPMPQQISRELVDLLEKVETATVGHFLHSGFVDRELRAVLPDKRVAGTAVTVRLPHADSTILHYLTKLVRPGDVVVVDRCGDDKHACWGGVITHSMKMAGVKAGVVDGPATDFSEIRRVEMPMWCRGPSPITTKILGLEGAINVPVTVGGQVIEPGDAILADESGVLVLKPEEAKAVAERAIGMQENEIKLLERLRSGEKLPDISGATRLVEEKARRVA comes from the coding sequence ATGTTCACCGTCAACCCCATGCCGCAGCAGATCTCCCGGGAGCTGGTCGACCTGCTGGAGAAGGTCGAAACGGCGACCGTCGGTCACTTCCTGCATTCCGGCTTCGTCGATCGCGAGTTGCGCGCGGTCCTTCCCGACAAGCGCGTCGCCGGGACCGCCGTCACGGTGCGCCTGCCTCATGCCGACAGCACGATTCTGCACTACCTGACGAAGCTCGTCCGGCCTGGGGACGTCGTGGTCGTGGACCGCTGCGGCGACGACAAGCATGCCTGCTGGGGCGGCGTGATCACCCATTCCATGAAGATGGCGGGCGTGAAGGCCGGCGTCGTCGACGGCCCTGCGACCGACTTCTCGGAGATCCGCCGGGTCGAGATGCCCATGTGGTGCCGCGGCCCGTCGCCGATCACCACCAAGATCCTCGGGCTCGAGGGTGCGATCAACGTGCCCGTCACGGTGGGCGGCCAGGTGATCGAGCCGGGCGATGCGATCCTCGCGGACGAGAGCGGCGTCCTCGTGCTCAAGCCGGAGGAGGCGAAGGCGGTCGCCGAACGGGCGATCGGCATGCAGGAGAACGAGATCAAGCTGCTGGAGCGGCTTCGCAGCGGCGAGAAGCTGCCGGACATCTCCGGCGCGACCCGCCTCGTGGAAGAGAAGGCCCGGCGCGTCGCCTGA